One part of the Caproiciproducens sp. CPB-2 genome encodes these proteins:
- a CDS encoding TetR/AcrR family transcriptional regulator, whose product MARPKKDPNIKRKEFINQAAVLFFEKGYNDTSIQDILYAVGKDGALSPSVFYYYFKSKDEIFEAVVQDYMNQYIGQIMEVLEQDHLTYAEKMRKSVAIYRNAIEDFKKIDAYFDQDTPRVSYFNYLIDSQVISSLIDPLDQLLRQGLKSGCIPKTALLMQAGTKIMAQVFLSSMLPLTHQGRENDGQHHSEKYAQFVPQIFAQLFDVHSFNT is encoded by the coding sequence ATGGCGAGACCTAAAAAAGACCCAAACATAAAAAGAAAAGAATTTATAAATCAAGCTGCCGTTCTTTTCTTTGAAAAGGGATATAACGACACTTCTATCCAGGACATATTGTATGCCGTTGGCAAAGACGGGGCTTTATCCCCAAGCGTTTTTTATTACTATTTTAAATCTAAGGATGAGATATTTGAAGCAGTTGTACAGGATTACATGAATCAGTATATTGGACAGATTATGGAAGTGCTGGAGCAGGACCATCTGACCTATGCTGAAAAGATGCGAAAGTCCGTGGCAATCTATCGAAACGCGATAGAGGATTTCAAAAAAATTGACGCTTACTTTGACCAGGATACGCCGAGGGTATCTTATTTCAATTATTTAATCGACAGTCAAGTGATTTCTTCGTTGATAGACCCCCTTGATCAATTGCTCCGGCAAGGGTTAAAGTCTGGCTGTATTCCAAAAACAGCATTACTTATGCAAGCAGGAACCAAAATAATGGCGCAGGTTTTTCTATCATCTATGCTGCCGCTGACACACCAGGGCCGGGAGAATGACGGACAGCACCATTCGGAAAAATATGCTCAATTTGTTCCTCAGATCTTTGCACAGTTATTTGATGTTCATTCATTCAATACTTGA